GGCCTGGGCTTCAAGTTCGGCGGCGTGAACGCCCTGCTCGGCGGCATCGACCACGCGGCCGTCGACCCCGGCAACGGCGACGTCTACGTCGCGTACGGCGCCGACACCGCCTCCGGCAACAACCAGCTGCGGATGCGCCGGCTCACCCCCAACGGCTCCGGCGGTCTGACCGTCGGCGGGGCGGTGAACATCTCGGCGTCGACCGACGCGGCAATGCCGTCCGTCGCGGTCCTCGACAACGGCACCATCGGCGTCCTGTACGACACGTTCGACGGCACCAACACGGCCGGCTTCCCGGTCTTCTCCGCGCACCTGGCCCGCAGCACCGACCACGGCGCGACGTTCACCGACACCCTGCTGCAGACCTTCTCGTCACCGCAGACGGACCAGACGGGCTGTGACACCCGCCCGCAGCCGCCGAACCCGAACCCGCCGAACCTCACCTGCGCCCGGCAGCGCGTCCTCGGCGACTACCAGCAGCTGAAGGCCGTCGGGAACACCTTCTACGGCGCCTTCCCCGGCCACACCGGCGGCCGCGACCCCGTCGGCTCGCCGCCGATCCACGCCCTGTTCTTCAGCATCCCGCAGCGCACCGAGACCTCCCTGTCCTCCTCGTCCAACCCGTCGGTGTACGGCCAGCCGGTGACGTTCACCGCGGCCGTGCGGCCCGTCCCGGACGGCGGCACCGCGAGCTTCAAGGTCGACGGCAACGCCCTCGGCGGAGCGGTCCCGGTCGACACGACGACGGGCCGGGCGACCTCCGACCCGATCGCCACGCTGAGCGTGGGCGACCACACCGTCGACGCCACCTACAGCGGCACCACGGACTTCCAGGGCAGCACGGCCGCCTCCCTCACCCAGACGGTGAGCAAGGCGCCGACCGTCACCACGCTCACCTCCAGCGCCAATCCGTCCTCGTACGGCCGGCCGGTGACCTTCACGGCCGTCGTCTGCCCGACCGGCGGCAGCACCAACCCCACGTCGGCGCCGACGGGCACGGTGACCTTCCGGGACGGCAGCACCGTCCTCGGCACCCGGACGCTGAGCCCCGGCGGCGGCACGAACTGCGCGCAGGCGCAGCTCACCCACGCGAACCTGCTGCCCGGCAGCCACACCGTCACCGCCCAGTACAGCGGTGACGGCAACTACCTGGCCGGCGACCCCGCGAGCCTGACCCAGACGGTGACCTGCACCCGGACCATCACCGGCGACTGGCCCCGGGACGTGTTCGCCAGCCGTGAGAGCACCTGCATCATCGACGCGAACGTGGGCGGCACGGTCCACGGCATCGCGCAGGGCGCGCTGTTCATCGGCCACTCGACCATCGACGGCAGCGTCCTGTCGACGCGGGGCACCCTGTTCGCCATCTGCGACAGCACGATCGACGGGACCGTCTCCGTCGCCCGGGCCACCGGATTCGTCCTCCTGGGCGACCCCGGTGACGACGGCTGCGCACCCAACCACGTCACCGGAGGCGTACAGCTGTCCGACAACGGCTCCGGCGCCGAGCTCGTCTCCAACCTGATCGACGGCTCCG
The DNA window shown above is from Streptomyces vietnamensis and carries:
- a CDS encoding Ig-like domain-containing protein encodes the protein MGRVLAATLTLGLTAPLQAWANTPPPAPAPADRELLSSPTDLTKLPRPKNAGRTPLVAQATPGVAIIDASAAASSGGGNETSIAINPADTKEIVITRFNGSWSGVGGSNTDLLHSLDGGITWTNRATIPFHGLTDTTNGPNDQTVDFDRNGNLHGAFLTCSSATMTAAFCATSHVVTGATDDPADATHWRWFGNPPTQATSGTRTGTDQPWLLVNRDATNAAQDNAYIAMQDFGGAPDARVAVYDGAVASQPAGVSRDNIAGTMSPLVTNGGLRLAKDPRATGGGAMYALYQTSTGTNQTNSVLRNQPVSVTWRLNRSTDNGQTWTLNGNTNGIAVATENSDQGLGFKFGGVNALLGGIDHAAVDPGNGDVYVAYGADTASGNNQLRMRRLTPNGSGGLTVGGAVNISASTDAAMPSVAVLDNGTIGVLYDTFDGTNTAGFPVFSAHLARSTDHGATFTDTLLQTFSSPQTDQTGCDTRPQPPNPNPPNLTCARQRVLGDYQQLKAVGNTFYGAFPGHTGGRDPVGSPPIHALFFSIPQRTETSLSSSSNPSVYGQPVTFTAAVRPVPDGGTASFKVDGNALGGAVPVDTTTGRATSDPIATLSVGDHTVDATYSGTTDFQGSTAASLTQTVSKAPTVTTLTSSANPSSYGRPVTFTAVVCPTGGSTNPTSAPTGTVTFRDGSTVLGTRTLSPGGGTNCAQAQLTHANLLPGSHTVTAQYSGDGNYLAGDPASLTQTVTCTRTITGDWPRDVFASRESTCIIDANVGGTVHGIAQGALFIGHSTIDGSVLSTRGTLFAICDSTIDGTVSVARATGFVLLGDPGDDGCAPNHVTGGVQLSDNGSGAELVSNLIDGSVQVNGTTGSGPFPIDNRAAIVGNTIGGSLSCARNVPPPTNRGVLNDVTGSRRGQCAAL